TTCTACGTCGGCTTGCTCACCCCAGAAGGTCACGAAGGTTTTACCACCAAAGCCTGAGGCTGGGTGGATTCGAGATAGCGTGACATTTGCACTCTTTACGCCGGCATCGGCACATAAGATCCCGGAGGCGACGGTTTTTAGCTCCAACATACCAATAGCTTGGCCAGCTGGAGCATCAACTCGCTGATTGTGGAGCGCTTGAACCACGCTGGGGTGCACGAACGGCAGCATGAGCTGGTCGATGCGGCGGGGGCCCAGGGATTCGTCGGCAGCTTCGAGAGACGCTTCTACACTTGCCACATCACCTGCAAAAATGAAGATGACTTTACCAGGAGAGACCGGTGCAAACGCCACGATCTGGATTTCGGCCATTTTTAAGGCCTCATCCTGAGCGCGGAGCGCAGATGGAATTCCCTCTATTTCGAGGAGCGCTAAAGCTTCTATTTCTGGTAAGTTCGACACAAGAGGAGCTGTTTACTACGAAGCCGAGGCCTTTGTGAATAGCTGAATGTGGGATTGCGAGTGAAAGTCGTGTTAGGCTATCCTTAAGTAAGCAGTAAAAGAGGCAAAATGCGGTACGGAATCTTTTCAGATGTTCACGGTAATATTGAAGCTCTGGATGTCGTTTTAGACTTCTTGAAGGACGAGGGAGTGGACCGTTACGCATTCTTGGGTGACGCCGTAGGCTACGGAGCCAACCCAGAC
Above is a window of Deltaproteobacteria bacterium DNA encoding:
- a CDS encoding BMC domain-containing protein produces the protein MSNLPEIEALALLEIEGIPSALRAQDEALKMAEIQIVAFAPVSPGKVIFIFAGDVASVEASLEAADESLGPRRIDQLMLPFVHPSVVQALHNQRVDAPAGQAIGMLELKTVASGILCADAGVKSANVTLSRIHPASGFGGKTFVTFWGEQADVEAAVEAAVEMAGSNTLDHEVIAAPHTELDPNRFVRPWSLDPAS